TGCCAGTTACGTCTTGCGAATACCGCTTCCAGTGTATCTGCCGCTTTCTGTGCATCTGCACCTTTCACCACATCAGACCACACACCTATCACCTGTGCTGATTGATTGGCTTTTTCAAATGCGCCGTTCACGTAGTATTTCGTTACAATCGCTTTGCGGATGTTTTCTGCCAATGCAGTATACTTTGCTTTGTCTTCTTCCTTATGCAATACCTCCGCGAGTTCTGCGATGATCCTCACCTGCGTTAAATAAAAGATGGCAGCCACCAAAGGCGAAGCTTTCCCGTCCAGCGATTCATGATCGCCCAGGCATTTATCGGAAAGATTATCTACTGCGCGGGATTCCAGGAAAGTGATCAAACGGGCCAGGGCTGCATAGTTCTCTTCAACGATCCTTTTATCTCCGTAGTACTCATACATTTTTTTGATGAGGAAAGGATATGCTGCCTGCCAGCCTAAGGGACCGGAGCCATCCCCGGGGCCGCTGTCCGCAATGCCCACAAAAGGGGCTGTTTCCGTGATACCACCCAGCGGGCGCTGGTCATTGGCAAAGTCCCGGATGGTTTTGGCATAGAACTGCGGCATGTGGTAATTGTACATGTAGGTTTCTGCTACACACAATATATCTCCGCCATACTGGAGCTTTTCCCTTGCAGGGCAATCAGATTCCACGCTGAACACATTACTGAGGAATGTCCATTGGATCACTTCGTTCAGCTGGTTGAACATCTTGTTGGAACTGGTGAAGGTGCCGTTCTTTTCCAGATCGGAATTCATGCGAAGGCCCTCTATATCCTGTAAAGTGGGTTTACCAGGCCAGCCAGTTACTTCAATGAAACGGAAGCCATGGAAGGTGAAACGCGGGGCCCAGGTTTCGAGCCCTTTTCCTTTCAGGATATAACTATCTTCCTGCCATGCGATGGCTGGTGCTCCGGGGCCTCCGTTGCTCTTTTTGATCTGTCCGGCTACGGCCGTCATACCATTCAGGCTGCCATCGGGGTATTTATCTTCTCCGTAACGGATACTTACTTTAGTACCGGCAGCGCCCTTTACTTTCAGGCGTACTACGCCCGCAAAGTTCTGTCCCATATCCAGTATGAACACGCCGGGTTTTATTTCGTTGATGCTAATGGGCTTTACAATCTTTGTGACCCGTATAGGCGGCTGCATCTGAGGTGTGAGTTCACCAGCCGGACCCTGGACCTTTACGGCCTGTTTCCAGCCTGTTTGCGGATCTTCCAGGCGGGCATCGTAATGTTCCCCCAGGAAAATGCTGTTGCGCACTACAGGGCCCGGCGCTGTTTGCCAGGTTTCGTCTGTTGGTACCAGGGCAGTACTGCCATCTGCATAGGTTATCCGGATCAGGGCTTTTACACATGGCCTGCCGGTTGTAAGCTGCGCACGCATATTGATGCTGCCCCAGAAACGCAAAGGGAGGGTATTGTACCATCCGTTGCCCAGCATAATGCTGGCGGCGTTTATGCCATTACGTACCTGTGCCGTGATATCATATACGGTGTATAAAACCTGTTTGCGGTAAGCCGTTAAGCCGGGATCCAGCACATGGTCTCCTATTTTCTTTCCATTCAGATAAGCTTCATAATAACCCAGGCCGCTGATGTACAAACGGGCGGAGGCGATCTTCTTCTTTGCTTCGAAAGACTTCCGGAACAAAGGCATGGGATCTTCTTTGTAGAATTCTTCATCCTTTTCAAATTGCTTGCTGCCATCTCCTATCCATTGCGCGGCCCAGGCTGACGAAGCGGTTTCAAACCATTGTGGTAAACTCCAGGCAGATGCCCTGCCATCCTGGTCATATACTTTCACCTGCCAGGTGTAACGGGAAAAGGGTTCAAGGGCTTTACCCGCATAAGTTACATGCAGGTTTTCGGCGGAATTTACTTTACCGGTCTGCCAGACAATATTCTTACCGGGATCCCTTACCACTATCTCATAGGCGGATTGCCATTGGTTTTGCCCATAACCTGTCAACGTCCAGCTGAAACGGGGTGCAGCAGTAGCTATGCCCAGCGGGTTCTGCAGGTATTCACAGGTGAGTTTTGCCGGTTGCAATGCCGGTGCAGCTGTAGCTTCAGCATAACTAACAAGGCATAACAGCGCCATGCATATAGTGGTCCTTAATTGCATCGGTTTCGAATTTACCGGGCAATATAGGTACAAATACATATTCGTAGGTAGCAAAGCAGGTAGGTACAGGTTGGTTAGACCTATTGCTTATATTTGCGTCACATAACCCGCTATATGAGATATAAGACCATATTGAGGACTAATACCCGAATATGAAACTACCTGCTATTATTTCTATCATCCTTTTCATGGCAGCATGCCAGCCCAAAGGTACTTACACACAGTTAACCAACATGGATACCACTATCCTCACCAGTGATTCCGTTCAGCTGGTTGTGAAAGTGGCCGGACAGGGAGTTCCCTGCATCTTTGTGCATGGCGGGCCTGGCGGTGGCTTTATGTCTTTTGAAAAGATGGGAGGAAAGAACCTGGAGCAGTGTATGACCATGGTGTATTACGACCAGAGAGGTTCAGGCTCTTCACAGAACGCGGCAGATTACAGTCTTGACCGCATGGTGCAGGATATAGAAGAACTCCGGCAAGCCATGAAACTGGAGAAGGTATACCTGCTCAGCCATTCTTTCGGCGGCATTATTGCTTTCAACTACGCAAAGAAATACCCCGCTCATGTATACGGTTTGGTGCTGGCCAATTCCACCCTGCATTTCTTCAATACCGCTTCTATCAAAGAACAGGTAGAATATGGCTATCGCCTGCTGGGTAAGGATACCGTTATACAGGAAACAGATTCCCTCCTGCAGCTGATGGCGGTGGTAAGAAAAGAAATGAGTAAACAGCGCATCGGCTATAAGTTCCTCACGGATGATATACAAACCATCGTGAAACTGGATAGCCTGGACGATAACTTTCCACGCACGAATGATTTTGGCATGGCCATCGTGGCACCCTTATTGGATACTTTGCAGAAAGTACGTTATCCTGAATACTCGCTTGATTATACCATTCAAACACTCCTATTACAACTTCCCGTGCTCACCATTACCGGCAGCAATGATCATGCGATCGGCATTCATCATTATGAAAAGTTCAGATTCCCGCAACAGGAAGTAGTGAAGATAGATGGCGGGCATCTGCTCTATTATGAACAGAATGCTGCGTTTGTAAAAGCTGTTTGTGGGTTTATCAAAGCAAGGGCCGCGGATCAAAAATAACTTTGAGGGAAGTGATCTTCTCATCTTCCACATGATACCAGCCACAGCCGAAAATAGTTTTCCCTGAGATCTGCAGATCATACAGGAGGCATACATCATCTCCATCTGCAAAAGCCTTTTTCACATTATACTTCAGTTTCATTTTTTCCATATCATCAAAATATGCCTGTGCCCCATCCCGTGAGCCCATTACGCCGATGAACTGCATATTATCATCCACAAATGTCCTGGCTATCTTGAAATCCTGTTCATTGATGGCGTTTACACAGGATAATACGATCTCTTTTGCACTGCTCATAGTGGTTGTATTACGTGTCATTTTTAATGGTGTTTAGTTAATTATTACACCGTAATTACTATGCCATGTTGCGGTTGTTCCATTTATATTATTTGCAACTTTGTTGCATACAGGATTTTTATTTACATTTGCTTTATGAACGCAACATACGATGTAATGATAGCGGGCGGCAGTTATGCCGGCCTTTCAGCAGCTATGGCCTTAGGGCGGGCATTGAGAAACGTATTGATCATTGACAGCGGTGATCCCTGTAATAAACAAACACCGCATTCGCATAACTTTCTTACACAGGATGGGCAAACACCTGCACAGATTGCTGACACAGCAAAGCAGCAGGTACTGCAATACAATACCATTTCATGGCACCAGGGTTTGGTATCCAATGTAGTCAGCACTCCTGCTGGTTTTGAGATCAGTACGGCAGCGGGAGAAACCTTCCGGGCTAAAAAGGTATTGTTTGCAACGGGCGTCAAAGATCAGTTACTGCCGGTGAAAGGACTGGCAGAAACATGGGGGATATCGCTTGTGCATTGCCCTTACTGCCATGGTTATGAGATCAGGGGTAAAGCTACAGGGCTGATTGCAAACGGGGACATGGCTTTTGAGTTATGCCGGTTAATTTCCAACTGGAGTAACAAACTAACGTTGTTCACCAATGGCCCTTCTGCTTTAACAGCAGAACAGGCAGCGAAGATCAAAAACCACGGGATAACAGTTGTTGAAGCAGAGATCAGTGAATTTGAACAGGAAAACGGGCAACTGCAAAACATTGTATTAAAGGATGGTTCAAAACATCCGCTGGAAGCAGCCTACATAAGACTGCCTTTTAAACAGCACAGTGATATACCGCAGCAATTGGGTTGTGCTATTGATGAACAGGGATATATTGAAGTAACGGAATTACAGCAGACCACTGTTCCCGGTGTTTATGCGGCAGGTGATAACAGCAACAAATTCCGTGGTGTTTCCATGGCTGTTGCTGCGGGCACAAAAGCTGGCGCCATGATCAATAAGGAATTGATTGATGAAACATTCTAAGCCAGGATATCCGATATTTTAAAATACCCCAGGTGCAAAACATCCTCCGCCATATCCTGCGGAGCTGGTGTTAAAGAAAGCCTGTATTGCTTGCGCACAGCAGCAGGGAGGATCTCTTCCACCAGCGCCATATCGTCCACACCCACACCGTATTTATCATCGATATGTGAAGTGGCACCTTTAAACCCGGTATGTTTGAAAAAGGCCGTGGCCTTCGCTTTACGGAGTGCTTCGTTTTTATCTTTGCCGGTGGCCAGCATTTTGTAATGGAATTCTTCCATTTCATTTTCTTTATAACCGCCCAGGTTAATAAAGAAAAGATATTCGGAGGATGGAGCTGTTTCATTGATGCCAATGCGGTATCCATCCACTTTGGTTACTTCCCGGTATCCGTCTATATGCAGATCATCCGCCTCCGGCCAGAAAGCGATAATAGCGGGTATGAGTTCTTTCAGGGATGCTGCTATGCCAAAGAAAACATCATGCTGCTCCGTATGACGGCCTGCGGGTTTACAGCCGATCAGTACCATGAATAATTTCACCATGCTATTGTATGGTTTCTTTAAACAGCTTCAGTGTTCTCTCCCAGGCAAGTTTAGCAGCAGCTTCGTTATAACGGGCTGCGGAAGTATCGTTATGGAAGGCGTGTTGTGCACCCTCGTAGATGTACAGTTCATATTTTGTATGCGCTGCTTTTAAAGCGGCTTCGTAAGCAGGAATACCTTCATTCACTCTTTCATCCAGTCCGCCGTAATGCAGTTGTACTGCTGCTTTGATCTTTGGCACATCTGCTGCTGCCGGTTGGCGGCCGTAAAATGCAACGGCTGCTTTCAGATCAGGATCATTCACGGCCAGCTGATTAGCCAATGCACCTCCCCAGCAGAAACCAACACAGGCTGTTTTGCCATTGGATGCAGGAAGTGATTTGAGATAAGGAAATGCCTTGAGGAAGTTCTGCAGGTTCTGTGCAGCATCCAGTTTGCCGAATTGGGCACGGCTTTCATCTTCATTGGCAGTAGTACCGCCAAATACAGATAAGGCATCCGGTGCCAGCGCCAGGTAACCAGCTTTGGCAACGCGGCGGGCCACATCTTTTATATGAGGCGTAAGGCCACGGTTCTCATGGATCACTACCACCGCTCCCCTTTTACCTGCAGCTTTGGGGCGAACAAGATATCCCTTCATGGTAGTGCCTTCGCCTGGATAGGTGATGTCCTCTTCCGTAAGGTCCGGATCCAGCGGCTGCACCGTGGCCGCATGGGCATAGTTGGATTCCAGCAATGGCAATACAGCCATGGCGGCAGCCATCCCTCCGGTGAGTTTTACGAGGCGTTTGAGGAAATCTTCCCGGGTAAGGGGTTTGTGGGTATACTCATCAAAAAGGCGGATGATATTCTGATCCATAAGATAGCATTTGTAGAAAGTTACAAATTATCGTGATCTTAACCAATCCCTTATTTTACGCTCCATTCATGCAGGCCGGCAGAGTAGTCCACCGGTTGCTGTATTTCCATTTTTAAAGCAGTGGTGGTCAGTGGTTCAAAATGAACGGTATCGTATTTGTCTTTTGTGATGCTATATGAACTGGTGGGTTTCACTTCTACCCATTCCTCTCCTTTTTTGTAATACAGTTTCCAGGAAACCGGGATGCGGCATCCACCCCATGGGCCATCATCATACCAATATACGCTGGAAGAAGAAATAGTCTGCGGGGAATCAAAATCATATTGTACCCATTCCAGTGAATTCTTCTTTGGCCACCAATGCAGGTAAGGTGCATTGTTATCTTTAGCATCTGCAGGCTCATACTGATCATTCAGGGCTTTGAACATGCGCTGGTTACGAAGAGAGGCACTAACCTTAGCTTTGGAGGCAATGGTGGGTGCGGGTTTAGGTTTTGCTGCTGAGGCTTCGTAGGGTATCCAAACCGTCATATCTGAAGGACCGCGATTGGCCCATGCGTAATAGGGAATGGCGGTAACGGTTTGCGTGGTACGGATCAGTTCATCACTGTTCAGCTGCCGTTTTGTGGACGCGCCTTTCATTTCCAGTACGGTTACGCCATTGAGTAAGGCCGGTTTAAAAACTTCGCTAACGGCTGCGTACCGGTCTACAACAATGTTCTGTACACTGCTATCCAGGTTATCCGGACCTTCAATGCAATACATCAATGGGCCGCGCTCCAATGCAAAACGGAATTTATCGTCTTTCACCTGTTCGTTGGCTAAGATTTTCTCTGCTTTCATGGGCAGCTCTATCGTTACCTTATCTCCTTTCTTCCAGGTACGGTTGATCACGGCATATCCTTTTTCTATTTTATATTGATAGGGTTTACCATTCAGCAACAGCGGTATTTTCTTAACAGCAGCATCCTGTGCATGATAAAGATCACCCGGCACCGGATTATTCTGCGCCCAGCCTGGTATGCGGATGTGCAGGGTAAAGGCAGCGGCCTTTTCAGGATTAACAGTGATCTCATTCTTTCCTTCCCAGGGATAATTGGTTTGTTGTGTGAGCGCTACTTTTGTTACAGGTAATTGAATACTGGCGGTATTACCTACGAACAGGTTCAGGTAGAGATTATTTTTATTCTGTGCGTAGATATAACCCGGCATGGAAGGCAGAAAACGCGTCATGTTGGAAATGCAGCAGGCACAGCTGAACCAGGCACTACGCTGGTGCTGGCCCATAGAGGCCAATGGATTGGGATAGAAGAAACGGTCTCCGCTTAAGGATACGCCGGAAAGTAAACCATTGTATAAGGTACGTTCCAATACATCTATATACTTCGCATCTCCATGGAGCAGGAACATGCGGCTGTTCCAGTATACGTTGGCTATGGATGCGCAGGTTTCTGCATAGGCGCTCATATTAGGCAACTGGTATGCTTTGCCAAATGCCTCTCCTGCCCCGGTTGCGCCAATGCCGCCGGTGATATACATTTTCCTTTCCACTACATCATGCCAGATATCATCAATGGCATGCAGATAATCTTCATCACCGGTCAATGCTGCCACATCTGCCATACCGGTGTACATATAAGTAGCACGAACGGCATGCCCTACGGCTTCGTGCTGGTCTGTTACTTTCTTATGTGCCTGGTTATATTCCTGGCTATATTTTTTCCCGGGGCCGCGTACATCCAGGAAGAACTTGGCGAGGTCCAGGTATTGTTTATTGCCTGTTACACGGTACAGTTTGGTTAAGCCGGTTTCCACGATCTGGTGGCCGGGGAACCTTTCTGTTTTGCCAAAGCCGAAATCACGCACCAGCAGGTCCGCATTCTTAATAGCGATATTGAGCATTGTTCTTTTGCCCGTAGCCTGAAAATGCGCCACAGCCGCTTCAAACAGGTGCCCGGAATTGTAGAGTTCATGACTCAGGTCTTCTTCCTTCTCCCAGCGTTGTGAACCAATCCAATCATGTGGTTTCGCTGCTTTTACAGTACGGAAAGTATAGAGATACCCATCCGGTTCCTGTGCGATCGCAATATAAGAGATCAACGTGTCCAAATATTTTTCCAGCTCCGGGTTCTTTTGTACCTGTAAGCTATAAGAAGCACCTTCTATTACTTTATAGATATCGGTATCATCAAAAGTGAATTCCGTTAGTTTATCTCCGGGCAGTTTGCCTGCAGCACGTAAAAAATTATCTACCCTGCCGGTTTTTCGGCATTGCTCTAAAGTGTAGGGGATGGTCACGTCCGCATTCACTTTTATTTTTGGTGCCCAGAAATTATCATTCACTTTCACCTGTGTAAATGCAACAGGTTGAATAGGGTAATCTCTTTGTGCCATGGCAGGTCCGGCACTGAGCAGCAAACAGATCAGAATCTTCTTCATATCGGCATTTAAATGTCAAAACAACATTTAAATATATAGTAATGATATTGTACTTAGTTTATGGATTTTAATCAATATTTATCGGATTTTATCCCTGTCATAAAATATTTTATAGTGTCAATTTGAATTTTATTATCACAAAGTTTTTCGGTAATTTCCATACATGAAAGTTCTACAGTTTACCATTCCTGTTGCACGTGACAAAGCAATTATCACGCAAAGCGATCTTCTTCCGGAATTTTATCCCTGGCTGCACCGCCATGAAGAGATCCAGCTCACGCGGGTGATCCGTGGGAGCGGTACATTAGTAGTAGAAAATAACATGTATCCTTTCCAGGAAGGAGATATTTTCTGGATAGGCAGTAATCAGCCACATGTATTTAAAGGAGATGGAAACACTTCACCTGTACAGGCTTTAACCCTCTTCTTTAATCCACAGGGTATGCTGGGTGCTGTATTTGAATTACAGGAACTGAAGAAAATAAAAGCCTTCCTTCAGAAATCAGATGCCGGCTTCAAAGTACCGGAAGATCAAAAGGAAGATATCTTTCTGCGGATGCTGCAGATAGATCAAACCACCTGCGCCAAACAACTGATCCATTTCATGGACCTGCTGCATACTTTTCAGAGCATGAACGACCTGCCTTCTCTTATTTCCGGCACACGTTTAATAGCCGTGAACGAACAGGAAGGGATCAGGATCAGCTATATCTATGATTACATCATGCAGCATTACGATGCGGATATCACCCTGGAAGATATCGCGCAGCATGCAAATATGTCTGCCCAGGCGTTCTGCCGTTATTTCAAAAAACATACGCGGTTGACATTCATTTCTTTCTTAAATGAAGTGCGGGTAAGTGAAGCCTGCAAGAAACTGGCAGATGGTAATTTCGACAGTATCTCCACCGTGGCTTATCAATGCGGGTTCAACAGCATCGCCAATTTTAACCGGGTGTTTAAATCCATTGCGGGCAAGTCCCCCCGGGATTATATCCGGGAGTTCGGGCAGATAGAAGAAAAGCAGGATATTTATTAAGACATATGATGGGAATAGGGTAATTATTAAATGGAAATAGGGTATAATTGTAATAATTATCCTGATTATTTTAGCTGCGACCAAGATTATTTACCCGTATGAAAAAAATCCTTCTCTTTTCCCTGGTAACCCTATCTCTGCAACTGAGTGCCCAGGAGGTTTTTAATTATGACGAAGCGAAAGTGGGCAACCTTCCCCTGCCTGTACTGTTAACGCCTGACGTAAAAACTGCAGCGGACTGGAAACGCAGTCGCAGACCGGAGATCCTGCAACTCTTCACAACACATATGTATGGCGTATACCCGGGTAAACCTGCTCATATGCATACCCTTGTACAACGGATAGACAGTAATGCGCTGGGCGGCACCGCCATCTCTAAACAGGTAAGGCTGTTCCTGGCAAAAGGAGACCAGGCGCCTTTTATGGATATACTCCTTTACCTTCCTAAAAAAACCAGCAAACCAGTGCCGGTGTTCATCGGCTGTAATTTCCTGGGCAATCATACCATTTCAGGAGATACGAATATCCTGGTTAAACAGGTGATCAACCCTGTTGCACTGGGCTTCCAGGAAAGGCGCTGGGAGGCAGCCAAAATAATTGAAAAAGGATACGGCCTCGCTACCTTTCACTATGGGGATGTAGAGCCGGATAGTTCAAATGGATGGAAAACAGGCGTGCGCAGCAGGATGCAGGAGGAATTGAAAACAGCCCCCGAAGCATGGAGTGCAATTGGTGTATGGGCATGGGGCTTAAGCCGGCTGATGGATCACCTGGAAACAGAAAAGAATGTAGATGCCAAAAGAGTGATCATCACAGGCCATAGCCGTTTGGGTAAAGCCGCTTTATGGGCGGCAGCAAATGATACCCGTTTTGCCGCTGTAGTGTCCAACAACTCCGGAGAAGGCGGCGCCGCTTTATCAACCCGCTGGTTTGGGGAAACCACTTTACGCATTAATACCCGTTTCCCGCATTGGTTCATTGCTGCCTATAAACAATACAATGAAAAACCGGAAACATTACCTTTTGATCAGCATATGCTGCTGGCACTGATAGCGCCACGCCCTTTATATGTTGCCAGTGCAACAGAAGACCTGTGGACTGACCCCACAGGAGAATTCCTTGCTGCCAAAGCTGCCGAACCCGTCTATAAACTATTCAAATATGAAGGATTGGGTGTATCGGCAATCCCTGCACCGGACCATCCGGTGGGAAAACGTATACGCTATCATCTGCGTACAGGCAAACATGATATCCTGTGGTACGACTGGGAACAATTCATCCGGTTTGCCAAAGAGGAACTACCTTAATCCGGTGGTTTCGTAACACATCCATTACGGTTCATCACATTCCGTTTTCCTGCTTCTCCTGGTGTTATATCCTTGCATAAAATATACACCATGAAAAAGTATGGGATGCTCATCCTTGCCGTTTGCTGTATCACCCAATGCCTGGCGCAATGTATCCTTACGGGAAAGATCAATGGCGCTGCGGGGAAAGAAACCGAATTGAATATTTCCCGGGATGTATGGTATCAAAAGGATAATTCCGTTTTCAGCGAAGTAAAGCCGGATGGCAGCTTTTCTTTTACCGTTCCGGGAACGGACCCATTGTTTGTAACCTTACACTACAACAAACAAAAGCAGCAGTTATTACTAAGTCCCGGCAGGCACTTACACGTCACCTTTGATGATGCAGACCTGCCCGGTACTATTCAGTTCAGCGGCAAAGGTGCTGCAGAAAACATGCTGGTGCATGCCAGCTTTCCGCAGCAACGCCCTTTTTTTATGAATCCTTTCTCTGCGGAGAATGCCTATGGAAAAATGGGCCGGGATTCCCTGATGAATATATTACTGCCTGACATCCTGGATACGGCAAACCACCTCTCCCTGAATGTTACCAAAGCAAAACTTCCGGCAGTTGTAAAAGCCTCCCTGCATACGCAGATCAAATATTATTATGCACTGAACATGGAAGAGTTCAGCATTGTGCTGGATAACTATACCAGGAATCCGGCAGCCCAGGCCTGGAAGGATACGGTGATGAAACTCACCGGTATGCCTTCCATGACTGAGCTCTACAGAAGCCCTGCCGCCAATTATTTCCTGTATGCTTACGCTAAATATAAGATGATGGAGATCGGGCAGGTTTACAGGAAAGACAAGGCCCAGGGGGCTAAAATGCTGGCAGCAGCAGCAGGGTTGCCCTTTGATTCACTGATGTCTATGGCGGAGGAATATGGGGATGAGATCATTACCCTCCTCTCCGCCAAAAAGTTCCTGCCGCCGGCGCAACATGAAAGACTGCTGGCCAACAGGGTGATCTATTACAGTAATGAAAAGGAAACCACCATGGCCCGCAGGGTGATGACGGAACTCACAAAACATTTCGCCGGCAGTAAGGAGGAGAAAGATGCCAGCCAAAGGATGGCCAAACTGGAAAGTATGCTGGCAACAGGAAAGGAGAACGACAAGATTGTGATCCATACGGGCATTACTACCCTGGAGCAGTTGCTGGCACCCTATAAAGGCAAACTCGTATACCTGGATATCTGGGGAACCTGGTGCAGCCCCTGTAAAGCAGAAATGCGTTATGCCCCCAAACTGAAGGAGCAGATGAAAGGGAAAGATGTGGTATTCCTCTACCTCAGCAACGATAAGGACCTGGCAGATAAAAAATGGCGGGAATACATACAGGTGAATAATATTACGGGCGAACATGTGCGGATCACCGGAGCAGCCATTGAAACCATCTGGCAAACCCTGCTGCCGGGAGAAGAAAACAGGTACTACCCTACTTTCTTCATCTTTGACCGGGAGGGTAAAGTACTGATCAAAAAGGCAAAACGGCCCAGTGATGAAGAGGCATTGTATACCCAGCTGCTGGGGGCCTTATAATTTCTTTTCCTATATTTGGGCCCAATAGCGGAACTTTACAGGAACAAAATACTCTCCCCCATTGTTAATTAAGTCCTGCCACAGTAACTTTTTGTGCTATAAGCCGTTTCACAAAAAAGCCACATATGAAACAATTTGTTCTACCCTCTTTATTACTTCTCCTCCTGGTATGCTGTAAAAAATCGAAAGATATGCCCCCTTCCATTTCAGGAACATGGGAAATACAAAGATATATGACCCCCTGGATCAACAGGGTCTATACACCGGGGAACGATACATTGATAAAATTCACTCTAAACCAGTATCAAAGGACCATTGACGGGCAAATAATAAAGCAGGGGACCTTCCGGTTAATAAAAGATGAATTACTGAATAACGAGATGGGCAACCGGATCATCTATGACGGCGAAACAAATGCCTCGAGGGAATTTTACCGCATCGAGGGTGATCGGTTAATCTTCTCATCGGACCCCAGGATAATGGATGGCTCGGTTATCTATTACCACCGGATAAAATAATCCTCCCCATAAAAAATGCCACCTGTCTGCAGGTGGCATTTTTTAATTATGGAAAGTAAAAGAACGCCTAGTATCCAGGATTCTGTACCAGGTATCCGGGCAGGTTCGAAGCAGCATCTATCGCTGTCAGAGGAATCGGGAAGATCCTCTTTTGCTTATCGGTGTTGGTTTTTTCCGTCCAGGTGCCTTCGTATTTACCAAAGCGTACCATGTCTGTACGGCGTTGGCTTTCCCAGTAGAATTCAAAACCTCTTTCACGGAACAGCAGGTCCAGCGTGATAGCAGTTAATGCAGGAGCTGGTGTGGAAGCTGTTCTGGAAGCCCTTACAGTGTTCACGTCAGTCAGTGCGGTAGCAGCAGCGTCACCTCTTCTCAGTTTGGCTTCTGCACGCATCAGGTAAATATCCGCGAGGCGCAGGATCACGATATCATGCTCTCCGAAGTTCCTTCCGCTCACAGAAGTTTTGCTGAATTCATATTTAGAAACCCTGAAGCCGGTGTTGTAATCGCTGCCGGCAACGGTGAAGTCGCACTGCTCAGTGAACTCAACCGGTTTGGTAGGTTTGCTGCGGGTATCGTAGAATAATTTACCTACTAACATCTTTCCGCTGGTGCATTTCAGGAACACGCCACTCTTGCGGATCAGGCCGTATTGCTGACCTCTTAAGATACCACGGTTGATGTTGAACGCAGCAGCGTCTACACAGGAGTCACCAGGGTTCGTGTAAATACCCAGGTTCTGTTTGTAAAAGCGCGGATCTGCAGCAGCAGGATCGATAGGCGTATAGGCATTCACCCAGCTACGGTAGAAATCAGAAGTGATAGCAGGACCATCAGTACCGTTAGCACCGGTATAGGCAGGGATCGGGAACTGATCGCCGGAGAGGGAGAAATAAGCCATACGGTTATGACCATTCAGGTCTGAGCGCTGGTCTACTGCAAAGATCAGTTCTTTGTTAGTATGGTTCGCATCATCAAACAGCGC
This DNA window, taken from Chitinophaga niabensis, encodes the following:
- a CDS encoding family 78 glycoside hydrolase catalytic domain, which codes for MQLRTTICMALLCLVSYAEATAAPALQPAKLTCEYLQNPLGIATAAPRFSWTLTGYGQNQWQSAYEIVVRDPGKNIVWQTGKVNSAENLHVTYAGKALEPFSRYTWQVKVYDQDGRASAWSLPQWFETASSAWAAQWIGDGSKQFEKDEEFYKEDPMPLFRKSFEAKKKIASARLYISGLGYYEAYLNGKKIGDHVLDPGLTAYRKQVLYTVYDITAQVRNGINAASIMLGNGWYNTLPLRFWGSINMRAQLTTGRPCVKALIRITYADGSTALVPTDETWQTAPGPVVRNSIFLGEHYDARLEDPQTGWKQAVKVQGPAGELTPQMQPPIRVTKIVKPISINEIKPGVFILDMGQNFAGVVRLKVKGAAGTKVSIRYGEDKYPDGSLNGMTAVAGQIKKSNGGPGAPAIAWQEDSYILKGKGLETWAPRFTFHGFRFIEVTGWPGKPTLQDIEGLRMNSDLEKNGTFTSSNKMFNQLNEVIQWTFLSNVFSVESDCPAREKLQYGGDILCVAETYMYNYHMPQFYAKTIRDFANDQRPLGGITETAPFVGIADSGPGDGSGPLGWQAAYPFLIKKMYEYYGDKRIVEENYAALARLITFLESRAVDNLSDKCLGDHESLDGKASPLVAAIFYLTQVRIIAELAEVLHKEEDKAKYTALAENIRKAIVTKYYVNGAFEKANQSAQVIGVWSDVVKGADAQKAADTLEAVFARRNWHVTTGIFGTKMLFDVFRERDQNDLAYRIADQRSFPGWGHMLENGATTLWETWAASDNTYSKNHPMFGSIGEWFYRSLLGINPAAPGFKKIIIKPQPAGDLTFAKGSYESPYGPISSDWKITNGKFNLKVGIPANTKAEIWVPLKYGKVSGGKLLREEKGYAIFGTGSGNHIFVSE
- a CDS encoding alpha/beta fold hydrolase; translation: MKLPAIISIILFMAACQPKGTYTQLTNMDTTILTSDSVQLVVKVAGQGVPCIFVHGGPGGGFMSFEKMGGKNLEQCMTMVYYDQRGSGSSQNAADYSLDRMVQDIEELRQAMKLEKVYLLSHSFGGIIAFNYAKKYPAHVYGLVLANSTLHFFNTASIKEQVEYGYRLLGKDTVIQETDSLLQLMAVVRKEMSKQRIGYKFLTDDIQTIVKLDSLDDNFPRTNDFGMAIVAPLLDTLQKVRYPEYSLDYTIQTLLLQLPVLTITGSNDHAIGIHHYEKFRFPQQEVVKIDGGHLLYYEQNAAFVKAVCGFIKARAADQK
- a CDS encoding nuclear transport factor 2 family protein, which encodes MTRNTTTMSSAKEIVLSCVNAINEQDFKIARTFVDDNMQFIGVMGSRDGAQAYFDDMEKMKLKYNVKKAFADGDDVCLLYDLQISGKTIFGCGWYHVEDEKITSLKVIFDPRPLL
- a CDS encoding NAD(P)/FAD-dependent oxidoreductase; its protein translation is MNATYDVMIAGGSYAGLSAAMALGRALRNVLIIDSGDPCNKQTPHSHNFLTQDGQTPAQIADTAKQQVLQYNTISWHQGLVSNVVSTPAGFEISTAAGETFRAKKVLFATGVKDQLLPVKGLAETWGISLVHCPYCHGYEIRGKATGLIANGDMAFELCRLISNWSNKLTLFTNGPSALTAEQAAKIKNHGITVVEAEISEFEQENGQLQNIVLKDGSKHPLEAAYIRLPFKQHSDIPQQLGCAIDEQGYIEVTELQQTTVPGVYAAGDNSNKFRGVSMAVAAGTKAGAMINKELIDETF
- a CDS encoding DUF1543 domain-containing protein, giving the protein MVKLFMVLIGCKPAGRHTEQHDVFFGIAASLKELIPAIIAFWPEADDLHIDGYREVTKVDGYRIGINETAPSSEYLFFINLGGYKENEMEEFHYKMLATGKDKNEALRKAKATAFFKHTGFKGATSHIDDKYGVGVDDMALVEEILPAAVRKQYRLSLTPAPQDMAEDVLHLGYFKISDILA